The proteins below are encoded in one region of Nitrospirota bacterium:
- a CDS encoding DNA mismatch repair protein MutS, protein MIFNSILYQKTEESIKQEALEAPVFFADLNLDQIIDAATTGKKEYHLKPFFYASLNNIDSILYRHEIFRDLENSELFGNIRSFAQKMRAMREHHAQANKLYYKYQKESWFLDAVEIYCDAVNVLVHDLSLANVKSRGFLALREYVTKYAVSEHFTSLMAETKKLKTDLASVRYCVLIKTGSFTVRKCKSETDYTAEVEATFEKFKQGAVNDYRAKFTESAEMNHVEAKALDFVAQLYPEIFLRLDDYRWRNIDYLDETIGVFDREIQFYVAWLEFVPLFKQAGLNFCYPRISDTDKEVYDYEGFDLALAHRLIGEKSSIVWNDFYLKGKERIFVVSGPNQGGKTTFARGFGQLHYLACLGCPVPGREARLFLFDRLFTHFEKEETINNLRGKLQDDLVRVHDILSQSTPNSIIIMNEIFTSTTLQDAVFLSEKVMEKIIKLGLLCVWVSFIEELASFSEQTVSMVSTIVPENPALRTFKIIRKRADGLAYAISIAEKYRLTYEHLKERIKS, encoded by the coding sequence ATGATATTCAATAGCATACTTTATCAAAAAACGGAAGAAAGTATAAAACAGGAAGCCCTTGAAGCGCCCGTCTTCTTTGCTGATTTGAATCTTGATCAGATTATTGACGCCGCTACGACCGGCAAGAAGGAATATCATTTAAAACCTTTTTTTTACGCTTCCTTGAACAATATCGACTCTATTCTATATCGTCATGAAATATTCCGGGACCTAGAAAACAGCGAGCTGTTCGGGAATATTCGATCATTCGCTCAAAAAATGCGTGCAATGCGTGAGCATCATGCCCAGGCGAACAAGCTTTACTACAAATACCAGAAGGAGAGCTGGTTTCTGGACGCGGTTGAGATTTATTGCGACGCCGTTAATGTCCTGGTTCACGATCTATCTCTTGCAAATGTAAAATCGCGCGGTTTCCTGGCCCTCCGCGAATATGTGACTAAGTATGCCGTTTCCGAGCACTTTACATCGCTCATGGCGGAGACGAAGAAGCTTAAGACTGACCTGGCGTCGGTGCGATATTGCGTTCTTATCAAAACCGGCAGCTTCACGGTCCGCAAATGCAAATCCGAGACCGATTACACCGCCGAGGTCGAGGCGACATTTGAAAAGTTCAAGCAGGGAGCAGTTAATGATTACCGGGCAAAGTTTACCGAGTCGGCGGAGATGAACCATGTCGAAGCGAAAGCGCTGGATTTTGTAGCGCAACTGTATCCGGAGATTTTCTTACGTCTTGATGATTATCGGTGGAGAAACATCGATTACCTGGATGAAACTATCGGCGTCTTCGACCGGGAAATACAATTTTACGTCGCCTGGCTTGAGTTTGTCCCCCTGTTCAAACAAGCGGGATTGAACTTCTGTTATCCTCGGATATCCGATACGGATAAAGAAGTTTACGATTACGAAGGGTTCGATCTGGCCCTGGCCCACAGGCTTATTGGTGAAAAGTCGTCCATAGTCTGGAATGATTTTTACCTGAAAGGCAAGGAACGCATATTTGTCGTGTCCGGTCCGAACCAGGGCGGGAAGACAACCTTCGCACGCGGGTTCGGGCAACTGCATTATCTGGCCTGCCTGGGCTGTCCGGTTCCCGGCAGAGAGGCACGGCTTTTCCTTTTCGACAGGCTCTTTACCCATTTTGAAAAGGAAGAAACCATCAATAATCTGCGCGGCAAGCTGCAGGACGACCTGGTCAGAGTTCACGATATTCTGAGCCAGTCAACACCGAACAGCATTATCATCATGAATGAGATTTTCACGTCCACAACGTTGCAGGACGCTGTCTTCCTGAGCGAAAAGGTAATGGAAAAGATCATCAAACTGGGCCTGCTCTGCGTCTGGGTGTCCTTTATCGAAGAACTCGCGTCCTTCTCCGAGCAGACCGTAAGCATGGTCAGCACGATAGTTCCCGAAAATCCGGCCTTGCGAACGTTCAAAATTATAAGAAAGCGGGCAGACGGACTCGCTTATGCGATTTCGATAGCTGAAAAGTACCGGCTGACCTACGAGCACTTAAAGGAGCGCATCAAATCATGA
- a CDS encoding DNA mismatch repair protein MutS: protein MKAFLMYKDRDFDAKRELPWNAQALTQDLELNTLFDAMALGDKFLLEVARKAVFLSATDPDAIRYRQDILKDCLKNSSTVKEIYNLVVQTLEGEKKVYWGFFTKYPAGILSDSISVMQFFVTMLKQLRAIADDHGQKFDSAGFTTLFTMLKKELTDEYFAGIQDHLRELKFRDGVLISAGLGKGTKGINYILRKSREKEQSKWDRFVAEYLLPRLQDNEHPWLKRLFAHKTPAYTFYLHPRDEAGARALGELRDRGIHLVANALAQSSDHIRGFFMILRTELAFYIGCLNLHEQLSRMGEPLCFPIPLSLEEREHSLRGLYDVCLALKMKRRIVGNDMRAGDKKLVIVTGANQGGKSTFLRSIGLAQLMMQCGMFVPAESLSANVCDGLFTHYKREEDVAMKSGKLDEELSRMSDIVDKMTPNPVILFNESFAATNEREGSELASQIVSALLEKGIKIFFVTHLYTLARGFHDKKPGNAVFLRAERQADGRRTFKLIEGEPLQTSFGADVYKAIFGNAS from the coding sequence ATGAAAGCGTTCCTCATGTACAAAGACAGGGATTTCGACGCGAAGCGGGAATTGCCATGGAATGCGCAGGCCTTGACCCAGGACCTGGAGTTGAACACGCTGTTCGACGCCATGGCGCTTGGGGACAAGTTCTTGCTTGAAGTGGCAAGGAAAGCCGTGTTTTTGAGCGCAACTGATCCGGACGCGATACGTTACCGCCAGGACATTCTGAAGGATTGCCTCAAGAACTCTTCCACGGTAAAAGAAATCTACAATCTTGTCGTTCAAACGCTCGAAGGCGAGAAAAAGGTTTATTGGGGCTTCTTCACCAAATACCCCGCAGGGATACTGAGTGACTCGATCTCAGTCATGCAGTTTTTCGTGACCATGCTAAAACAGCTCAGAGCAATCGCCGATGATCACGGCCAGAAGTTCGATTCAGCAGGGTTTACGACGCTGTTCACGATGCTCAAGAAAGAACTCACCGATGAATACTTTGCGGGCATCCAGGACCATTTACGCGAACTCAAATTCCGGGATGGGGTCTTGATCAGCGCCGGGTTAGGAAAAGGCACTAAAGGGATCAATTATATACTTCGTAAATCGCGTGAAAAAGAGCAAAGCAAGTGGGACAGGTTCGTTGCCGAGTACTTGCTTCCCCGACTTCAGGACAATGAACATCCCTGGCTGAAACGGCTCTTTGCGCATAAGACCCCGGCCTACACCTTCTATCTCCATCCCCGAGACGAGGCCGGAGCTCGTGCGCTGGGAGAGCTGAGAGACCGGGGCATTCACCTTGTTGCGAATGCGCTCGCCCAGTCTTCGGACCATATTCGGGGCTTTTTCATGATACTCAGGACGGAACTGGCCTTTTACATAGGTTGCCTCAATCTTCATGAACAACTGTCCCGGATGGGTGAACCGTTATGCTTCCCAATACCCCTGTCACTCGAAGAGCGCGAGCATTCCTTGAGAGGACTGTACGATGTCTGTCTGGCCTTGAAGATGAAACGAAGAATCGTTGGAAACGACATGCGTGCGGGCGATAAAAAACTCGTGATCGTGACGGGCGCGAATCAGGGCGGAAAGTCCACGTTCCTGCGGAGCATCGGCCTCGCTCAACTGATGATGCAGTGCGGCATGTTCGTCCCGGCGGAGTCGTTATCGGCCAACGTGTGCGACGGCCTTTTCACTCACTACAAACGGGAAGAAGACGTTGCCATGAAAAGCGGAAAGCTGGACGAAGAATTGAGCAGAATGAGCGATATTGTAGACAAGATGACGCCGAATCCTGTTATCCTTTTTAATGAATCCTTTGCCGCGACAAATGAGCGGGAAGGCTCGGAGCTCGCAAGCCAGATCGTGTCAGCGTTATTGGAAAAAGGAATAAAAATATTTTTCGTTACGCATTTATACACCCTTGCGCGCGGGTTTCACGACAAGAAGCCGGGGAATGCCGTTTTCCTTCGGGCTGAAAGGCAGGCAGATGGGCGGCGAACGTTTAAATTAATCGAAGGGGAACCGCTGCAAACCAGTTTCGGCGCTGATGTGTATAAAGCGATATTCGGCAATGCGTCGTAG
- the eno gene encoding phosphopyruvate hydratase, with protein MLKIKKLVAREILDSRGNPTVEVDVILDNGVMGRAAVPSGASTGSKEAVELRDNDKKRYLGKGVLKAVENVNKVIAPELAGKNPEDQNALDSLMIKLDGTANKGKLGANAILGVSLAVAKAAAQNRGLSVFRYLGGEAATRLPIPFFNILNGGKHADNNVDIQEFMISPVGAESFREALRMAAETYHTLKAVLKSKGLSTAVGDEGGFAPNLSSNEEAIRIIIAAIEKAGYKPGSDISIVLDPAASEFYQDGKYVLKADNSKLTSKEMVGYYANLISKYPIISIEDGLAEDDWDGWQIMTKELGKKIQLTGDDIFVTNPKILAEGIKKGIANSVLIKLNQIGTLSETLKTVEMAKTAGYTCMFSHRSGETEDSFLADIAVATNAGQLKTGAPARSERLAKYNQLLRIGEELGAKATFRGDLRW; from the coding sequence ATGTTAAAGATCAAAAAGCTCGTGGCCCGGGAGATCCTTGATTCACGGGGCAATCCCACGGTCGAGGTTGATGTAATTCTGGACAACGGCGTCATGGGCCGGGCGGCGGTCCCCTCAGGCGCATCAACCGGCAGCAAGGAAGCGGTGGAACTCCGGGACAACGACAAAAAGCGGTACTTGGGCAAGGGCGTTCTCAAGGCAGTAGAAAACGTGAACAAGGTAATTGCACCTGAGCTTGCCGGCAAGAATCCGGAGGACCAGAACGCACTTGATTCGCTCATGATCAAGCTCGACGGCACGGCGAACAAGGGTAAGCTCGGCGCGAATGCGATACTTGGCGTCTCACTCGCCGTCGCAAAAGCGGCAGCGCAGAACAGGGGCTTATCTGTTTTCCGGTACCTCGGCGGCGAAGCGGCGACCCGCCTGCCGATACCGTTCTTCAACATCCTGAACGGCGGCAAGCACGCGGACAACAACGTGGATATCCAGGAGTTCATGATCTCGCCCGTTGGGGCTGAGTCTTTCAGGGAAGCGCTCAGGATGGCAGCAGAGACGTACCATACCCTGAAGGCGGTCTTGAAATCAAAAGGCCTGAGCACTGCAGTCGGCGACGAGGGCGGATTCGCGCCTAATCTTTCCTCCAATGAAGAAGCGATCCGGATCATCATCGCAGCGATAGAAAAAGCGGGATACAAGCCGGGCAGCGATATTTCCATAGTCCTGGACCCCGCAGCGAGCGAGTTTTATCAGGACGGCAAGTATGTCCTGAAGGCGGACAACAGCAAATTGACCTCGAAAGAAATGGTCGGCTACTATGCGAACCTGATCTCAAAATATCCGATCATCTCCATTGAAGACGGACTTGCCGAGGACGATTGGGACGGCTGGCAGATCATGACGAAAGAACTGGGAAAGAAGATCCAACTCACGGGAGACGACATATTCGTCACGAACCCGAAGATACTGGCCGAAGGCATCAAAAAAGGTATTGCCAATTCCGTGCTCATCAAGCTCAACCAGATCGGTACGCTCTCTGAGACACTGAAAACCGTGGAAATGGCAAAAACTGCCGGCTACACCTGCATGTTCTCGCACCGTTCAGGAGAAACGGAAGATTCATTCCTTGCGGACATTGCGGTCGCCACGAACGCGGGCCAGCTCAAGACCGGCGCGCCCGCGAGATCGGAACGGCTTGCAAAATACAATCAGTTGCTCCGGATCGGAGAGGAGCTTGGTGCGAAAGCGACTTTCAGAGGGGATCTGCGCTGGTAA
- a CDS encoding HAD hydrolase family protein, which produces MVEIDIPGFGMARLEHLVSDFTGTLSVDGVLLPKVEARLNKLSETMKVHILTADTFGKAQTALKDVKCEMHILTGENHDIQKEEYVNKLGAESVVALGNGKNDRKMLKAAKIGIAVTEGEGCAVDAIMAADIHVRGALDGLELLLNTKRCKATLRF; this is translated from the coding sequence ATGGTTGAGATTGATATCCCCGGCTTCGGCATGGCGAGGTTGGAGCACCTGGTATCGGACTTTACGGGCACCCTGTCCGTCGACGGCGTACTTCTTCCCAAGGTCGAGGCGCGGCTGAACAAACTGTCCGAGACGATGAAAGTCCACATTCTGACCGCTGACACCTTCGGCAAGGCTCAGACAGCGCTGAAGGACGTAAAGTGCGAGATGCACATTCTGACCGGAGAAAACCACGACATACAGAAAGAAGAGTACGTGAACAAGCTCGGCGCGGAAAGCGTCGTGGCTCTGGGGAACGGCAAAAATGACCGAAAGATGCTCAAGGCAGCGAAGATCGGCATTGCCGTGACCGAAGGTGAAGGATGCGCGGTGGATGCCATCATGGCGGCGGATATTCATGTCAGAGGCGCGCTCGACGGCCTGGAACTTCTGTTAAATACAAAGCGGTGCAAGGCCACGCTGCGGTTTTGA
- a CDS encoding HIT family protein, whose protein sequence is MIAQDSLTFTVRDTLPVSPGHTLILPKRHIASIFEATKEEVAALWAALQQARKQLLEEFSPDGFNIGINDGLASGQTILHLHIHIIPRYKGDMPDPRGGIRWIFPDKAVYWKD, encoded by the coding sequence ATGATAGCGCAGGATTCGCTTACGTTTACGGTCAGGGACACGCTCCCCGTGTCTCCTGGACACACGCTCATCCTGCCCAAGCGACATATCGCGTCCATCTTCGAGGCGACAAAGGAAGAAGTGGCAGCGTTGTGGGCGGCCCTGCAGCAGGCTCGAAAGCAGCTTCTCGAAGAGTTCTCTCCTGACGGTTTCAACATCGGCATCAACGACGGCCTTGCCTCGGGTCAGACCATCCTTCATCTGCATATCCACATTATCCCGCGCTACAAAGGCGACATGCCGGACCCGCGCGGCGGCATACGCTGGATTTTTCCGGACAAGGCAGTGTACTGGAAGGATTAA
- a CDS encoding cation transporter, producing MANCCDNKACELDALRNRQSSTLKIVLGINAVMFLVELAAGFLSGSLSLLADSLDMLGDALVYGFSIYVVARGARMKAMAALFKGGIMAAFGLFVLGQAVYKILFPRVPVFEAIGVIGALALAANGLCLFLLWRHRADDINMQSVWLCSRNDIIANISVLFAALGVWLSGSGWPDIIVGLALAALFVQSSISVLRAAMAALRIHQT from the coding sequence ATGGCCAACTGTTGCGACAATAAAGCATGCGAGTTGGATGCGCTTCGCAATCGCCAGAGTTCCACCCTCAAGATCGTTCTCGGAATCAATGCCGTGATGTTCCTGGTTGAACTCGCGGCAGGCTTCTTGTCGGGTTCGCTGTCCCTCCTGGCGGATTCACTGGACATGCTGGGCGATGCCCTGGTTTACGGCTTCAGTATTTACGTTGTTGCCCGCGGCGCGCGAATGAAAGCCATGGCGGCCCTCTTCAAGGGCGGCATCATGGCGGCATTCGGCCTCTTCGTTCTCGGGCAGGCGGTTTACAAAATTCTTTTCCCCCGCGTTCCGGTCTTCGAGGCCATCGGCGTCATCGGGGCGCTGGCGCTTGCCGCCAACGGCTTGTGCCTCTTTTTGCTGTGGCGTCATCGCGCGGACGATATAAACATGCAATCGGTGTGGCTCTGTTCGCGCAACGACATCATCGCAAACATTTCGGTTCTGTTCGCGGCCCTGGGCGTATGGCTTTCCGGTTCCGGCTGGCCCGACATTATCGTCGGCCTGGCGCTCGCCGCCTTGTTCGTTCAATCGTCTATTTCCGTCCTCCGCGCCGCCATGGCGGCGCTTCGGATACATCAGACCTGA
- a CDS encoding metal ABC transporter permease, with amino-acid sequence MPTDIFQYGFIVRGLEAGVVVALIAPAIGIFLVLRRYSLIADTLAHVSLAGIALGLFFGVNPVLSALGTATVASLGIERLRSSKKVYGESALALFLSGSLALAVVILSLAHGFNANLFNYLFGSIVTVSKKDVYLISLLAVGVASVITFYYKELVYITFDEEAARVSGVSTGLINSILIILAALTVSLAIPIVGVLLIAALIVIPVITALQFRKSFFKTIIFAQIISLFSVVSGIFASFFLNLSTGGTIVLIMLAIFIVVFSVKQNS; translated from the coding sequence ATGCCGACGGACATCTTCCAATATGGTTTTATCGTACGAGGCCTGGAAGCCGGCGTTGTTGTCGCGCTGATCGCTCCCGCCATCGGTATTTTTCTCGTGCTGAGGCGGTATTCCCTTATCGCAGATACGCTCGCTCATGTTTCCCTGGCCGGCATAGCGCTCGGCCTTTTTTTCGGCGTCAATCCGGTCCTGAGCGCCCTCGGCACGGCAACCGTCGCCTCTCTCGGCATCGAGCGGCTGCGGAGTTCAAAAAAGGTATACGGAGAATCGGCCCTGGCACTTTTTCTTTCAGGCAGCCTGGCGCTCGCGGTCGTGATCTTAAGCCTGGCCCATGGTTTTAACGCCAATTTGTTCAATTATCTCTTCGGCAGCATCGTGACGGTGTCGAAGAAAGATGTTTACCTCATTTCCCTGCTGGCGGTCGGCGTGGCTTCCGTTATAACCTTTTATTATAAAGAGCTTGTGTATATCACGTTTGACGAAGAAGCCGCCAGGGTCAGCGGAGTGTCCACGGGCCTGATCAATTCCATTCTGATTATTCTCGCGGCCCTGACTGTGTCGTTGGCCATACCGATCGTCGGCGTACTTCTGATCGCCGCCCTGATCGTCATTCCGGTCATCACCGCGCTTCAGTTTCGCAAGAGCTTTTTCAAGACAATCATCTTTGCCCAGATCATTTCCCTCTTTTCCGTTGTTTCGGGAATCTTCGCTTCCTTTTTTCTCAACCTCTCCACGGGAGGCACGATTGTTTTGATCATGCTCGCTATTTTCATCGTTGTCTTCTCGGTCAAGCAAAATAGCTAA
- a CDS encoding metal ABC transporter ATP-binding protein, with translation MQVDHTNNIIEVENVSFAYNGDDVLENITLDIHRGDYIGIIGPNGAGKTTLFKIMLGLLRPRTGSVKLFGQDIKNFREWRKIGYVPQKAINFDAQFPATAFEVVSMGLHAKIRLFKKAAEDRIAVQNALEQVDMVEHKDRLIGDLSGGQQQRVFLARALVHRPEVIFLDEPTAGVDTQTQAGFYEMLQKLNNKLGITLLLVSHDIGRITKEVMHIACVDRGLTCHATLEEYLREIQSADMLKVKVVTHHHHH, from the coding sequence ATGCAAGTAGACCATACAAACAATATTATTGAAGTCGAAAACGTCAGTTTCGCCTATAACGGCGACGACGTTTTGGAAAATATCACGCTCGATATCCATCGGGGCGACTATATCGGCATCATCGGCCCCAACGGCGCCGGAAAAACCACGTTATTCAAAATCATGCTCGGCTTGCTTCGTCCCAGGACGGGATCGGTCAAACTGTTCGGGCAGGATATAAAGAATTTCCGGGAGTGGCGGAAAATCGGCTATGTCCCCCAAAAGGCCATCAACTTCGACGCCCAATTTCCGGCCACCGCCTTCGAAGTCGTTTCCATGGGATTGCACGCAAAAATACGACTATTCAAGAAGGCCGCGGAGGACAGGATTGCGGTGCAAAACGCGCTTGAGCAGGTTGATATGGTTGAGCACAAGGACCGGCTGATCGGCGATCTGTCGGGCGGCCAGCAGCAGCGCGTATTCCTCGCCCGGGCGCTGGTCCATCGGCCGGAAGTGATTTTTTTGGACGAGCCGACGGCCGGCGTCGATACGCAAACCCAGGCCGGCTTTTATGAAATGCTTCAGAAGCTCAATAATAAACTGGGAATAACCCTTTTGCTGGTATCTCACGACATCGGGCGGATTACGAAGGAAGTGATGCATATCGCCTGCGTGGACCGCGGTTTGACCTGCCATGCCACGCTCGAAGAATATCTCAGGGAAATCCAGTCCGCCGATATGTTGAAGGTTAAAGTCGTCACTCATCATCACCATCATTAA
- a CDS encoding zinc ABC transporter substrate-binding protein — protein MGKIIKISVFLLLAFISAGLLTFISHDFQRPAVRSDKLQVAASFYPLYFFSSRIGGEKARVINITPAGAEPHDYEPTAQDLAQMENSKLLILNGEGIEAWGDNIKHNLNSKNTVILTVEEGLANQRVTEQGKNKTDPHIWLSPPIAKEIVDKITQGFIRGDPENKEYYLSNADRLKKELSDLDQEYRHGLSNCPDKNIVTSHAAFGYLATAYGLRQVPIAGLAPDAEPSPRQLADLVKFAKAKRVKYVFIESLASPKLSETIANEVGAKTLVLNPIESLSAEDIAQGKNYFTEMRNNLTNLRTALQCK, from the coding sequence TTTCCAAAGGCCTGCTGTCCGATCAGACAAACTTCAGGTGGCCGCAAGTTTTTATCCGCTTTATTTTTTTTCCAGCCGGATAGGAGGAGAAAAAGCACGGGTAATAAACATAACCCCTGCGGGCGCAGAGCCGCACGATTATGAGCCGACGGCCCAGGACCTTGCCCAAATGGAAAACAGTAAATTGCTCATCCTGAATGGCGAGGGAATAGAAGCATGGGGCGACAATATAAAACATAACCTCAATTCAAAAAACACCGTTATCTTAACCGTTGAGGAAGGGCTTGCAAATCAGCGCGTAACTGAGCAGGGGAAGAATAAGACCGATCCCCATATCTGGCTCAGCCCTCCGATAGCCAAGGAAATCGTCGATAAAATTACTCAGGGTTTTATACGGGGTGATCCGGAGAATAAAGAATACTATCTGTCCAACGCGGATAGACTGAAAAAAGAATTGTCCGACCTGGATCAGGAATACCGGCATGGATTAAGCAATTGCCCGGATAAAAATATCGTTACTTCGCACGCCGCATTCGGATATCTGGCGACCGCTTATGGTCTCAGGCAAGTGCCCATTGCCGGATTAGCGCCCGACGCGGAACCTTCTCCGCGACAACTGGCGGATCTGGTGAAATTCGCCAAGGCGAAGAGGGTCAAATACGTTTTTATTGAAAGTCTGGCAAGTCCGAAACTATCGGAAACGATCGCCAATGAAGTCGGGGCAAAGACTCTCGTATTGAACCCGATAGAGAGTTTAAGCGCCGAGGATATCGCTCAGGGGAAAAACTATTTCACGGAAATGCGAAATAACCTGACAAATTTAAGAACGGCATTGCAATGCAAGTAG